The Fictibacillus arsenicus genome contains a region encoding:
- the spoIIR gene encoding stage II sporulation protein R: MKKRNHFFILILISLAVMFLFFETQTKVANATMNASVKIPEDSIRLRILANSNTAADQKLKRDIRDEVNAQITTWVDELSTLSEAREIIRKQLPAIEEIVQNKLNDAGIEKTFSVELNKVAFPTKMYGDYIYPAGQYEAVLITLGEGEGKNWWCVLFPPLCFLDFENGDAVKENKEGKSDKTETVSAEEADETEEIQTKFFVVELFDSLVSAVGSLFS, translated from the coding sequence ATGAAAAAACGCAATCATTTCTTTATTCTTATTCTTATATCTTTAGCGGTGATGTTCTTATTCTTTGAAACACAAACAAAAGTGGCAAACGCGACAATGAATGCCTCTGTTAAGATACCGGAAGACTCAATCAGACTTCGCATTTTAGCAAACAGCAACACGGCTGCCGATCAAAAACTGAAGCGTGATATCCGTGATGAAGTTAACGCACAGATCACAACATGGGTTGATGAACTATCAACATTAAGCGAAGCACGCGAAATCATCCGCAAGCAGCTTCCAGCAATCGAAGAGATCGTTCAAAACAAACTGAACGATGCGGGCATCGAAAAGACATTTTCAGTAGAGCTGAACAAAGTGGCGTTTCCTACTAAAATGTATGGCGACTATATTTATCCGGCAGGTCAATACGAAGCAGTACTTATTACGCTTGGAGAAGGCGAAGGTAAGAACTGGTGGTGTGTGCTTTTCCCGCCATTATGTTTCCTGGACTTTGAAAACGGAGATGCTGTAAAAGAAAACAAAGAAGGCAAAAGTGATAAAACCGAAACAGTTTCTGCTGAAGAGGCGGATGAAACGGAAGAAATCCAGACGAAATTCTTCGTCGTAGAGTTGTTTGATAGCCTTGTAAGTGCAGTAGGGTCGTTATTCTCTTAA
- a CDS encoding LacI family DNA-binding transcriptional regulator, whose translation MATIRDVAKEAGVSVATVSRVLNETGYVHEDTRKRVTGAMKNLNYSPNEVARSLYKKKSKLIGLLLPDITNPFFPQLARGVEDELQKGGYRILFGNSDENAEKELDYLNTFIQNNVVGIISATNNKSKTNYDGLSIPVVFLDRTSSDYPSVYADGKEGGRIAAGEIVKRGSKRITLLKGPAHIQPALDRFQGALEELSRSDIDFHVMSTTSFAFEDAEKWAKELFSMYPDTDGVLASNDIVATAILHEALRLGKAIPEDIQIIGFDDIPQSSLLFPSLSTIRQPAYEMGKEAVQLLIKLINSEPVHQQHIQMPVTFIERHTTRKVDTNG comes from the coding sequence TTGGCTACAATTCGAGACGTAGCAAAGGAAGCAGGAGTATCGGTTGCTACGGTTTCCCGTGTTCTGAATGAAACAGGATATGTTCACGAAGATACACGAAAACGCGTAACGGGAGCGATGAAAAATTTAAATTACAGTCCAAATGAAGTGGCCCGCTCCCTTTATAAGAAAAAATCAAAACTGATCGGCCTTTTGCTGCCTGATATTACAAACCCTTTCTTCCCACAGCTTGCAAGAGGCGTGGAAGATGAATTGCAGAAAGGCGGCTATCGGATTCTTTTCGGAAACAGTGATGAAAACGCAGAAAAAGAGCTGGATTACTTAAACACCTTTATTCAGAACAATGTTGTCGGTATCATTTCTGCGACCAATAATAAAAGCAAAACGAATTATGATGGCTTGTCCATTCCCGTCGTCTTTTTAGACCGGACATCGAGCGACTATCCATCCGTTTATGCGGACGGTAAAGAAGGCGGAAGGATCGCAGCCGGGGAAATCGTAAAGCGCGGAAGCAAACGGATCACCCTTTTAAAAGGACCTGCTCACATACAGCCAGCGCTAGATCGATTTCAAGGAGCACTAGAAGAGTTAAGCCGCTCGGACATTGATTTTCATGTCATGTCTACTACATCATTTGCATTTGAAGATGCAGAGAAATGGGCAAAAGAGCTTTTTTCCATGTATCCAGACACAGACGGAGTGCTCGCAAGCAACGACATCGTCGCAACTGCTATCCTGCATGAAGCTCTAAGACTTGGCAAAGCAATTCCTGAAGACATTCAGATCATCGGGTTTGATGACATTCCGCAAAGCAGCTTGCTGTTCCCTTCCCTTTCTACCATACGCCAGCCTGCATATGAGATGGGAAAAGAAGCGGTTCAGCTTTTAATTAAACTGATCAATAGTGAACCCGTGCATCAGCAGCACATTCAGATGCCAGTTACTTTTATAGAAAGACATACCACAAGAAAGGTTGATACGAATGGTTAA
- the rbsK gene encoding ribokinase — MVKIAVIGSSSMDLVVTSDKRPGAGETVLGSSFKTVPGGKGANQAVAAARLGADVYMIGCVGDDHYGSAILENFKQNGVDVTNVEPVTDTESGTAHIILAEGDNSIVVVKGANDHVTPDYVGKSLGTIEQADMVLIQQEIPEETVEYVSERCKEYEVPLLLNPAPSRPISKKVIENAAYITPNEHEASVLFDGLSIEAALKQYPNKVFITEGKQGVRYFDGEKEVLVPSYEVKIVDTTGAGDTFNAALAVALAEGKSITDSLRFANRAASLSVTKFGAQGGMPLRKEVEETL; from the coding sequence ATGGTTAAGATTGCAGTAATCGGAAGTTCTTCGATGGATCTAGTCGTTACTTCTGACAAACGCCCTGGTGCGGGTGAAACGGTTTTAGGATCTTCATTTAAAACAGTACCAGGAGGAAAAGGCGCGAATCAAGCAGTAGCAGCCGCACGATTAGGTGCAGACGTATACATGATCGGCTGTGTCGGGGACGATCATTACGGGTCGGCTATTTTAGAAAACTTTAAACAAAATGGTGTAGATGTAACAAATGTGGAACCGGTTACAGATACAGAAAGCGGAACGGCTCACATCATTTTAGCTGAAGGCGACAACAGCATCGTAGTTGTAAAAGGCGCAAACGACCATGTGACGCCTGACTATGTTGGTAAATCGCTAGGAACTATTGAGCAAGCGGACATGGTTCTCATCCAGCAAGAGATCCCTGAGGAAACGGTCGAATACGTAAGTGAACGCTGCAAAGAGTATGAGGTGCCTCTTTTATTGAATCCTGCCCCATCCAGACCTATATCGAAAAAAGTGATCGAAAATGCCGCTTATATTACACCAAATGAGCATGAAGCGTCCGTACTGTTTGATGGCTTATCAATTGAAGCAGCATTAAAACAATATCCAAACAAAGTATTTATAACGGAAGGAAAACAAGGCGTTCGCTATTTTGACGGTGAGAAAGAAGTCCTTGTTCCCTCTTACGAAGTGAAGATAGTCGATACAACGGGAGCTGGAGACACATTTAATGCCGCACTAGCTGTAGCGTTAGCAGAAGGAAAAAGCATCACGGACAGCCTTCGATTTGCAAATAGGGCTGCTTCCCTCTCTGTCACAAAATTTGGCGCACAAGGCGGTATGCCATTAAGAAAAGAAGTGGAGGAAACGTTATGA
- the rbsD gene encoding D-ribose pyranase, with the protein MKRHGILNSHISKVLTDLGHTDSIVIADAGLPIPAHVPRIDLALTLGVPSFEDVVKAVSDDLVVEHVILASEIQEKNVKTLQYLNQTFSDRDIEFVSHEQFKELTKHAKAVIRTGEATPYANCILKAGVIF; encoded by the coding sequence ATGAAACGACATGGGATCCTAAACAGTCATATCTCAAAAGTCCTAACTGATCTTGGTCATACAGATTCAATCGTCATTGCTGATGCCGGGCTGCCGATTCCAGCTCACGTTCCCCGAATTGATTTAGCACTGACACTTGGTGTACCAAGCTTTGAAGACGTAGTAAAAGCCGTTTCCGATGACTTGGTTGTTGAACACGTAATTTTGGCGAGTGAGATTCAGGAAAAGAACGTAAAAACGCTTCAATATTTGAATCAGACTTTTTCAGATAGAGACATTGAATTTGTGTCACATGAACAATTTAAAGAACTGACAAAACACGCGAAAGCCGTTATTCGAACGGGCGAAGCAACTCCGTATGCCAACTGCATTTTAAAAGCAGGTGTAATCTTCTAG
- a CDS encoding sugar ABC transporter ATP-binding protein, with the protein MHIQMNDIYKAFGANQVLSGVDFELQEGEVHALMGENGAGKSTIMNILTGLHKRDSGTIQIDGQEKYFDSPKDAEKHGVAFIHQELNVWPEMTVLENLFIGKELRSRFGLLKTKEMKALAKKQFEKLAVNIPLDRNAGLCSVGQQQMIEIAKALMTNAKVIIMDEPTAALTEREIEKLFEVINALRKEGVSIVYISHRMEEIFTICDRITVMRDGKTVDTKVISETNFNDVVRKMVGRELTDRFPERNPSVGKTMLEVKNATRNGVFENVSFSVKSGEIVGVSGLMGAGRTEIMRALFGLDKLDSGEIWLDGKKAAIKNPYEAVKYGIGFITEDRKTEGLVLDFSIRDNMALPNLTSFSKKGFIDDKTENEFVDLLIKRLQIKTQSGETNAKDLSGGNQQKVVIAKWIGIGPKVLILDEPTRGVDVGAKREIYQLMNELTDRGVAIIMVSSELPEVIGMSDRILVVHEGKISGELAKSEATQEKIMTFATGGQ; encoded by the coding sequence ATGCACATCCAAATGAACGATATTTACAAAGCATTTGGGGCGAACCAAGTATTATCCGGAGTGGATTTTGAACTTCAAGAAGGCGAAGTTCACGCCCTAATGGGTGAAAACGGTGCAGGTAAATCTACCATAATGAACATTTTAACGGGTCTTCATAAGCGAGATTCAGGAACGATTCAAATAGATGGACAGGAAAAGTATTTTGACAGCCCGAAAGATGCAGAGAAACATGGGGTTGCGTTTATTCATCAAGAACTGAACGTTTGGCCGGAAATGACGGTGCTTGAAAACTTATTTATCGGCAAGGAGCTGCGCTCGAGATTCGGTCTTTTAAAAACAAAAGAAATGAAAGCGCTGGCAAAAAAGCAGTTCGAAAAGCTCGCTGTTAACATTCCTTTAGACAGAAATGCAGGTCTTTGTTCAGTAGGTCAGCAACAAATGATCGAAATCGCGAAAGCCCTTATGACAAACGCAAAAGTCATCATCATGGATGAACCGACCGCTGCCCTTACTGAACGTGAAATTGAAAAGCTGTTTGAAGTCATAAACGCTCTTCGTAAAGAAGGAGTTTCTATTGTTTACATCTCGCACCGGATGGAAGAGATCTTTACCATCTGCGACCGTATTACCGTGATGCGTGACGGAAAAACAGTCGATACAAAAGTCATTTCAGAAACAAACTTTAATGATGTGGTCCGTAAAATGGTTGGCCGTGAGCTGACGGATCGTTTTCCTGAAAGAAATCCGAGTGTCGGCAAAACGATGCTCGAAGTCAAAAACGCTACAAGAAACGGCGTGTTTGAGAATGTAAGTTTCTCAGTAAAATCTGGTGAAATTGTCGGGGTGTCAGGTCTTATGGGAGCCGGCCGCACCGAAATCATGCGGGCATTGTTCGGACTCGATAAGCTGGATAGCGGTGAAATCTGGCTGGATGGCAAGAAAGCGGCAATCAAAAATCCTTATGAAGCTGTAAAATATGGCATTGGTTTTATTACGGAAGACCGCAAAACTGAGGGGCTTGTGCTCGATTTCTCTATTCGGGATAACATGGCACTTCCGAACTTAACGAGCTTTTCGAAAAAAGGATTCATTGATGATAAAACAGAGAATGAATTTGTTGACTTGTTGATTAAGAGGTTACAAATTAAAACGCAATCTGGCGAAACGAATGCGAAAGACCTTTCGGGAGGCAATCAGCAGAAAGTCGTTATCGCGAAATGGATTGGCATCGGACCAAAGGTTTTAATCTTAGATGAACCAACAAGAGGTGTTGACGTTGGTGCTAAGCGTGAAATCTATCAGTTGATGAACGAGCTTACCGATCGCGGTGTAGCGATTATCATGGTATCTTCTGAACTTCCTGAGGTGATCGGGATGAGTGACCGGATCCTCGTTGTTCATGAAGGTAAGATCAGCGGTGAGCTGGCAAAAAGCGAAGCAACGCAAGAAAAAATTATGACGTTTGCAACGGGAGGACAGTAA
- the rbsC gene encoding ribose ABC transporter permease RbsC, with amino-acid sequence MKTSPAKVNHVDNITQKLGPFLGLIILVVIVSVLNPSFLEPLNLLNLLRQVAINALIAFGMTFVILTGGIDLSVGSILALSSALMAGMIVSGMDPMLAILVGCLLGAVMGAINGLLITKGKMAPFIATLATMTIFRGLTLVYTDGNPITGLGENYLFQLFGRGYFLGIPVPAVTMMLTFAAFWVILHKTPFGRKTYAIGGNEKAAIISGIKVTKVKVMIYSLAGLLAALAGAILTSRLNSAQPTAGTSYELDAIAAVVLGGTSLSGGRGLIIGTLIGALIIGTLNNGLNLLGVSSFFQMVVKGVVILIAVLIDRKKAA; translated from the coding sequence ATGAAAACATCACCTGCAAAAGTTAATCATGTAGATAATATCACGCAGAAGCTGGGACCATTTTTAGGCTTAATAATCCTTGTCGTCATTGTATCGGTCCTGAATCCAAGTTTCTTAGAACCTCTGAATCTATTAAACCTGCTGCGGCAAGTGGCGATTAACGCACTTATTGCATTCGGTATGACATTCGTTATTTTAACGGGAGGCATTGATCTGTCGGTTGGATCGATACTTGCCCTCTCCAGTGCTTTGATGGCCGGAATGATCGTATCAGGCATGGATCCTATGCTTGCCATTTTAGTTGGCTGTTTACTCGGCGCTGTTATGGGAGCTATCAACGGCCTTTTAATTACTAAAGGCAAGATGGCGCCATTTATCGCAACACTCGCTACAATGACCATTTTCCGCGGGTTGACGCTCGTTTATACGGACGGAAATCCTATCACAGGTCTTGGCGAAAATTATTTATTCCAGCTTTTCGGACGCGGGTATTTCTTAGGCATTCCTGTACCAGCCGTTACGATGATGCTTACTTTTGCAGCGTTCTGGGTGATTCTTCACAAAACGCCATTTGGACGCAAGACATACGCGATCGGCGGAAATGAGAAAGCAGCTATCATCTCTGGAATTAAGGTAACAAAAGTAAAAGTAATGATCTACTCTCTCGCTGGACTTCTTGCGGCGCTAGCAGGAGCGATTTTAACTTCAAGATTGAACTCAGCACAGCCAACAGCAGGAACTTCATACGAACTTGATGCGATCGCTGCGGTTGTATTAGGCGGGACAAGTCTATCAGGCGGAAGAGGTCTTATCATCGGTACGCTGATCGGTGCTTTGATCATCGGAACATTGAACAATGGTCTGAATCTACTAGGTGTCTCTTCCTTCTTCCAGATGGTTGTAAAAGGTGTCGTTATCTTGATCGCCGTATTAATTGATCGTAAAAAAGCAGCATAG
- the rbsB gene encoding ribose ABC transporter substrate-binding protein RbsB, translating to MKKVLIVILTLSVFLLGACSMEPPSWAKPSKKGEGEKIKIGLSVSTLNNPFFVSLKNGVVKEAKKQGAEVVVVDAQNDSAKQVNDVEDLLQQGVDALLINPTDSAAISTAVQSANSIGVPVVTLDRSTEKGDVASFVASDNVKGGQMAADYIVEQIGEGAKVAELEGVPGASATRERGKGFHNIADKKLDVTAKQTANFDRTKGLNVMENLLQGNPDIKAVFAHNDEMALGALEAINSSGRDVIVVGFDGNEDAVKAVEAGKLAATVAQQPELIGKLAVEAASDVLAGKKVEKKISAPLKLMVKE from the coding sequence TTGAAAAAAGTTTTAATCGTAATTCTAACGTTGTCGGTGTTTCTTTTAGGAGCTTGTTCAATGGAACCTCCTTCATGGGCAAAACCTTCGAAAAAAGGTGAAGGAGAAAAGATAAAAATCGGTTTATCTGTTTCTACTTTAAACAATCCGTTCTTCGTTTCATTGAAAAACGGCGTCGTGAAAGAAGCAAAAAAGCAAGGTGCTGAAGTTGTAGTGGTCGACGCACAGAACGATTCTGCTAAGCAAGTGAATGACGTAGAGGATTTATTGCAGCAAGGTGTTGATGCCTTACTGATCAACCCAACCGATTCAGCAGCTATTTCTACAGCTGTTCAATCCGCCAACAGCATCGGAGTTCCTGTAGTAACGTTGGACCGTTCTACAGAAAAAGGCGACGTTGCATCGTTCGTCGCATCTGATAACGTAAAAGGAGGCCAAATGGCAGCCGATTATATTGTAGAACAAATTGGTGAAGGCGCAAAAGTCGCTGAACTCGAAGGCGTGCCTGGTGCATCCGCTACACGTGAACGCGGAAAAGGATTCCATAACATTGCAGATAAAAAATTAGATGTGACTGCTAAACAAACCGCTAACTTTGACCGTACAAAAGGGTTAAACGTTATGGAAAATCTGCTGCAAGGAAATCCAGACATCAAAGCCGTATTCGCTCATAACGATGAGATGGCGTTAGGAGCACTCGAAGCAATCAACAGCTCCGGCCGCGATGTGATCGTCGTTGGCTTTGACGGAAACGAAGACGCCGTAAAAGCCGTAGAAGCAGGAAAACTAGCGGCTACAGTAGCTCAGCAACCAGAACTCATCGGAAAACTGGCTGTCGAAGCAGCATCTGACGTATTGGCAGGGAAAAAAGTAGAAAAGAAAATATCCGCACCGCTTAAATTGATGGTGAAGGAATAA
- the prmC gene encoding peptide chain release factor N(5)-glutamine methyltransferase encodes MKVHEALAWASSFLADHNREAFAAEILMRHVLGDVSRTDMLMRLHDPISEEKYEELEAAVERHVDGEPVQYITGREDFYGRTFSVNEEVLIPRPETEELVEHMLTLISEHFPGEEKVAVADIGTGSGAISVTMALENKDLKVYTVDIAKESIEVARGNARKLGADVEFLHGDLLKPFIDKGIELDVVVSNPPYIPDHEIAVLDTIVKDREPMRALSGGEDGYDFYRRFMDELPLVLKERALVGFEVGAGQGATVASMLKDTFGDAQVYVKYDISGKDRMVFAVIGK; translated from the coding sequence ATGAAAGTTCATGAAGCCCTCGCCTGGGCTTCTTCTTTTTTAGCAGACCATAATCGGGAAGCCTTTGCTGCAGAGATTCTTATGAGACATGTCTTGGGTGATGTAAGCCGTACGGATATGCTGATGCGTCTTCACGATCCGATAAGCGAAGAGAAGTATGAAGAGCTAGAAGCGGCAGTAGAACGTCATGTTGATGGTGAGCCCGTTCAATACATTACAGGCAGGGAAGATTTTTACGGCCGCACGTTTTCTGTGAATGAAGAAGTTCTGATCCCGCGTCCTGAAACAGAAGAATTAGTGGAGCATATGCTGACACTGATTTCTGAACATTTTCCTGGTGAAGAGAAAGTCGCTGTTGCAGATATCGGGACAGGAAGCGGTGCAATTTCCGTTACGATGGCGCTTGAGAATAAGGATTTGAAAGTATACACAGTGGACATTGCGAAAGAGTCGATTGAAGTAGCACGAGGAAATGCGAGAAAGCTTGGAGCAGATGTTGAGTTTCTTCATGGCGATTTGCTGAAGCCTTTTATAGATAAAGGCATCGAGCTGGATGTGGTGGTATCGAATCCACCATACATTCCTGATCATGAGATCGCAGTTCTCGATACAATCGTAAAAGATAGAGAGCCGATGCGCGCGTTGAGCGGCGGGGAAGATGGCTATGATTTTTATAGAAGGTTCATGGATGAGCTGCCGCTAGTTTTGAAGGAAAGAGCGTTAGTTGGCTTTGAAGTGGGTGCAGGTCAGGGAGCAACCGTTGCCAGCATGCTGAAAGATACCTTTGGAGATGCGCAAGTGTACGTGAAGTATGACATCAGCGGTAAGGACCGTATGGTGTTTGCAGTGATTGGGAAATAA
- the prfA gene encoding peptide chain release factor 1, which produces MLERLETIEQRYDKLNELLSDPEVINDTNKLREYSKEQSSLQETVAVYREYKEAKEQLDEAKMMLEEKLDAEMTAMVKEEISGLSDQIEEFIAKLKILLLPKDPNDDKNVIVEVRGAAGGDEAALFAGDLYRMYSRYAEMQGWKSEVIEASYTELGGYKEIIFMINGAGAYSKLKYENGAHRVQRVPATESGGRIHTSTATVAVLPEAEEVEVEIHEKDVRVDTFTSSGPGGQSVNTTQSAVRLTHIPTGTVVSCQDEKSQIKNKEKAMKVLRARVYDKIQQEKQKEYDETRKSAVGSGDRSERIRTYNFPQNRVTDHRIGLTIQKLDQILLGKMDEFVEALITEDQTSKMKAQADA; this is translated from the coding sequence ATGTTAGAACGTTTAGAAACGATCGAACAGCGATATGATAAATTGAATGAATTATTAAGTGATCCGGAAGTTATTAATGATACGAACAAACTGCGCGAGTATTCAAAAGAGCAATCTTCTCTTCAGGAAACTGTAGCGGTTTACCGTGAATATAAAGAGGCAAAAGAACAGCTGGACGAAGCAAAGATGATGCTTGAGGAAAAGCTTGATGCCGAAATGACAGCAATGGTAAAAGAAGAGATCTCTGGTCTTTCTGATCAGATTGAAGAGTTCATAGCCAAGCTGAAAATTTTATTGCTTCCAAAAGATCCGAACGATGACAAGAACGTTATTGTCGAAGTCCGCGGTGCTGCAGGCGGAGACGAGGCAGCATTGTTTGCAGGCGACCTTTACCGCATGTACAGCCGTTATGCTGAAATGCAAGGTTGGAAGTCTGAAGTGATCGAGGCTTCTTACACTGAACTTGGCGGTTATAAGGAAATTATCTTCATGATCAACGGTGCTGGCGCTTATTCGAAGCTTAAGTATGAGAATGGTGCACACCGTGTTCAGCGTGTACCAGCAACTGAATCTGGCGGACGTATCCATACATCCACAGCTACAGTAGCGGTTCTCCCTGAAGCGGAAGAGGTTGAAGTTGAAATCCATGAAAAAGACGTACGTGTAGATACGTTTACATCTTCTGGTCCTGGGGGTCAGTCTGTTAACACGACTCAATCTGCGGTCCGTTTAACTCATATTCCTACAGGTACAGTTGTATCGTGTCAGGATGAAAAATCGCAGATCAAGAACAAAGAAAAAGCGATGAAGGTTCTTCGTGCGCGTGTATATGATAAGATTCAGCAAGAAAAGCAAAAAGAGTACGATGAGACACGTAAGAGCGCGGTTGGATCAGGTGACCGTTCTGAACGTATCCGTACGTACAACTTCCCGCAAAACCGTGTTACCGATCACCGTATCGGCCTGACAATTCAAAAGCTTGACCAGATCCTTCTTGGTAAAATGGATGAGTTTGTAGAAGCGCTCATCACAGAGGATCAAACAAGCAAGATGAAAGCACAGGCGGACGCGTAA
- a CDS encoding winged helix-turn-helix transcriptional regulator, producing MDVVCGKWKGVILCHLQQNDVLRFGEIKKLLPKVSQKTLTLQLRELEADGLINRQVYPQVPPKVEYSLTEYGKDLEATLNHMSEWGKSHVEKVELNG from the coding sequence ATGGATGTGGTATGCGGAAAATGGAAAGGTGTCATTCTATGCCATTTGCAGCAAAACGACGTTTTAAGATTTGGTGAAATCAAAAAACTGCTTCCTAAAGTGTCACAAAAAACACTGACGCTTCAACTAAGAGAATTAGAAGCTGATGGCTTGATCAATCGTCAAGTATATCCGCAAGTACCTCCAAAAGTAGAGTATTCTTTAACGGAATACGGAAAAGATTTAGAAGCCACATTAAACCACATGAGTGAATGGGGAAAAAGCCATGTTGAAAAAGTGGAATTAAACGGGTAG